A genomic window from Sulfurospirillum multivorans DSM 12446 includes:
- a CDS encoding tyrosine-type recombinase/integrase: MTALNLLFNKNPNADRKQKVVQHSLRHTFATTVLNNGAELNTVRHLLNHRSIETSLRYSKMADSTMNKAVENLYD; encoded by the coding sequence TTGACAGCACTAAATCTTCTTTTTAATAAAAATCCCAATGCTGATAGAAAACAAAAAGTTGTGCAACACTCATTAAGACATACCTTTGCCACCACAGTTTTAAATAATGGTGCTGAACTTAATACCGTGCGCCACCTTTTAAATCATCGCTCTATTGAAACAAGTTTACGCTATTCAAAAATGGCTGATTCTACCATGAATAAAGCAGTTGAAAATTTATATGACTAA
- a CDS encoding type II toxin-antitoxin system RelE family toxin has product MKISFSKTFEKSFSKYDHTLQKRIYDAIVKLPEGDVKRLAGDDIPPIFRLRVSKYRILFYMNDIEIKILKVDSRGDIYK; this is encoded by the coding sequence GTGAAAATATCATTCTCAAAAACGTTTGAAAAAAGCTTTTCAAAATATGACCATACTTTACAAAAGCGCATTTATGATGCGATTGTAAAATTACCAGAAGGTGATGTCAAACGATTAGCGGGTGATGACATACCACCCATTTTTAGATTGAGGGTTTCGAAATATCGCATTCTTTTTTATATGAATGACATTGAAATCAAAATCTTAAAAGTTGATAGTCGAGGCGATATCTATAAATAA
- a CDS encoding transposase, translating into MANKLYTDEFKQEAVNQIIKNGYPIKDTAQRLGVHPDSLKAWIKIYSNPQSTSQHQASKDLSSENRKLKAELKRVTEERDILKKAAAYFAKNQK; encoded by the coding sequence ATGGCAAATAAACTATACACAGACGAGTTCAAACAAGAGGCTGTCAACCAAATTATCAAAAATGGTTATCCCATTAAAGATACTGCACAAAGATTGGGAGTGCATCCTGATTCGCTCAAAGCATGGATAAAAATCTACAGTAATCCGCAAAGTACCTCACAACACCAAGCTTCCAAAGATTTGTCATCGGAAAATAGAAAGCTCAAAGCAGAATTAAAAAGAGTCACAGAGGAGCGCGATATTCTAAAAAAGGCCGCAGCGTACTTTGCCAAAAACCAAAAGTAA
- a CDS encoding IS3 family transposase — protein MKKSHRGARYSKKGRSVLCQKPKVKYAFIKEYEPLYPVRRMCKTLQVHFSGYYAWAKQPESKRDIANKVVLHHIKEAYEHSGRIYGYRTVTKDLVASGIGVNKKRVARLMGEAKLFGAGVKQRKPRYKKGKRHVAHPNHLGQCFNVQEPNHTWVTDITYIKTYEGWFYLAVVLDLFSRKIAGWATSHRMTTGLALKALEMATFRQKPHHEVIVHSDQGSQYSSYGTVQNSVSIG, from the coding sequence ATTAAAAAGAGTCACAGAGGAGCGCGATATTCTAAAAAAGGCCGCAGCGTACTTTGCCAAAAACCAAAAGTAAAGTACGCCTTTATCAAAGAGTATGAGCCACTCTATCCTGTGAGAAGAATGTGCAAAACTTTGCAAGTTCATTTTAGTGGTTATTACGCATGGGCTAAACAACCAGAGTCAAAGCGTGACATAGCTAATAAAGTTGTGTTGCACCACATTAAAGAGGCTTATGAGCATAGTGGGCGTATTTATGGATATCGAACTGTTACAAAAGATCTTGTGGCATCAGGTATTGGTGTTAATAAAAAACGCGTTGCAAGATTGATGGGTGAAGCCAAACTCTTTGGTGCAGGTGTAAAGCAGAGAAAACCTCGTTACAAAAAAGGGAAAAGACATGTGGCGCATCCTAACCATCTTGGACAGTGCTTCAATGTTCAAGAGCCAAATCACACATGGGTAACAGATATAACCTATATCAAAACATACGAAGGATGGTTTTATTTAGCAGTTGTATTAGATCTTTTTAGCAGAAAAATAGCAGGATGGGCAACAAGTCATCGCATGACAACTGGGTTGGCTCTAAAAGCCCTGGAAATGGCAACCTTTAGACAAAAACCACATCATGAAGTGATTGTACACTCAGACCAAGGCTCACAATATAGCTCATACGGGACCGTTCAGAATTCTGTGTCAATCGGGTAA
- a CDS encoding IS256 family transposase, whose protein sequence is MKIEIDVEQFAQDIKAGKSIGGSNGALGSLIKQLTEAALAAEIDSHLSQDLNRNRKNGYSSKTMKSDHGAFELDVPRDRNGSFEPEIVKKNQTSMTSEIEEKILSLFALGNSYSQIAKHIEDFYCVGFSKATISAVTDKIIPMLQEWKTRPLEAVYPFIFLDAIHYKVKEDGRYISKAFYTVLGVRVDGKKEVLGLTSRKEVLGLYLNESEGAKFWLQVLTDLQNRGVKDILIASVDGLKGFPEAINSVFPDTEVQLCVVHQIRNSLKYVGSAYQKQFAKELKAVYQAFTKEEAEFELDKLEEKWGKKYPIVFQSWRNKWDNLSVYFQYPEDIRRVIYTTNIIESVHRQFRTLTKTKGAFPNDDSLLKLLYMGIQNAQQKWTMPIRNWSLTISQLAIHFEGRLDDALNL, encoded by the coding sequence ATGAAGATAGAAATAGACGTAGAGCAATTTGCTCAAGATATTAAAGCCGGCAAGAGTATTGGTGGCTCAAATGGAGCCTTAGGATCACTCATCAAACAGCTAACCGAAGCCGCGCTAGCAGCTGAGATAGATTCGCACCTCTCCCAAGACCTCAATAGAAATCGAAAAAATGGCTATAGTTCAAAGACTATGAAAAGCGATCATGGTGCCTTTGAACTTGATGTTCCAAGAGACCGTAACGGTAGCTTTGAACCTGAAATCGTAAAGAAAAACCAGACCAGCATGACGAGTGAAATCGAAGAGAAGATTCTTTCTCTCTTCGCACTTGGCAATAGCTATTCCCAAATAGCCAAACACATAGAGGATTTTTACTGCGTAGGCTTCTCTAAAGCCACTATAAGCGCCGTAACCGACAAGATAATACCAATGCTTCAAGAGTGGAAAACAAGACCCTTAGAAGCTGTGTATCCATTTATATTCTTAGATGCCATTCACTACAAAGTAAAAGAGGATGGTCGCTACATCTCAAAAGCATTTTATACAGTGCTTGGTGTTCGAGTGGATGGCAAGAAAGAAGTCTTGGGACTTACCTCAAGAAAGGAAGTCTTGGGACTTTACCTCAATGAAAGTGAAGGCGCCAAATTCTGGCTACAGGTGCTTACCGATTTGCAAAACCGTGGCGTTAAAGATATCCTCATTGCTTCGGTAGATGGGCTTAAAGGCTTTCCAGAAGCGATAAACTCAGTCTTTCCAGATACGGAGGTGCAACTCTGTGTAGTTCACCAAATACGCAACAGTCTCAAATATGTGGGCTCTGCTTATCAAAAACAATTTGCTAAAGAACTCAAAGCCGTCTATCAAGCTTTTACCAAAGAAGAAGCAGAATTTGAGCTTGATAAGTTGGAAGAAAAATGGGGTAAAAAATACCCTATCGTCTTTCAATCTTGGAGAAATAAATGGGATAATTTATCTGTCTACTTCCAATATCCAGAAGATATACGTAGAGTTATTTACACAACTAATATCATCGAATCAGTCCACCGCCAGTTTAGAACTCTAACGAAAACCAAAGGTGCTTTTCCCAATGATGATAGCCTGCTAAAACTACTTTATATGGGGATTCAAAATGCCCAGCAAAAATGGACTATGCCAATTAGAAACTGGAGCTTAACAATCTCTCAATTAGCCATTCACTTTGAGGGACGGCTTGATGACGCTTTAAACTTATGA
- a CDS encoding radical SAM protein, translating to MIPNNLATSIQMYNKIENDFINSIEQQYGLKFDKHNIYSSDRMYSPSEYINFKSSACIACEKGIDSRSDFLSLKCNKSCYFCFNPNQIDFLDNTQNIKKGQSIANHLLKENPRIQYVALTGGEPLLHKKEAINFFQRIERFNSKIHKRLYTNGELIDTFILKKLKNCNLQEIRFSIKLEDSLEKQADILEKIEEARYYIPDVIVEMPVIPKTYSHMENIITTLESIGVRGINLLEFCFPLHNEKEFIRRGFLLKYPPFQVYYNYWYSGGLAIAGSEEDSLKLLRFAKQNNFKMGIHYCSLANKHLGQIYQYNTAYPIDKWFYLSEKDYFLKSAKVYDNDIHCVEHVLRKNNLLQYNKNDDYNFLEFHPKYITLFDMVNIDIGMSYNIIEEINSNVFIKELKIEKIDQKNFILQTI from the coding sequence ATGATTCCTAATAATCTTGCGACATCCATTCAAATGTATAATAAAATTGAGAACGACTTTATAAATAGTATTGAACAACAATATGGCCTCAAATTTGATAAACATAATATTTATTCAAGCGATAGAATGTATTCACCAAGTGAATATATTAATTTTAAATCTTCTGCATGTATTGCATGTGAAAAAGGTATTGATTCTCGTTCAGATTTTTTATCACTTAAATGTAATAAAAGCTGTTATTTTTGTTTTAATCCAAATCAAATTGATTTTTTAGACAATACTCAAAATATTAAAAAAGGGCAATCAATAGCCAATCACCTTTTAAAAGAAAATCCAAGAATACAATATGTCGCTCTCACTGGTGGTGAACCCTTGTTACATAAAAAAGAGGCTATAAATTTTTTTCAGAGAATAGAAAGATTTAACTCAAAAATTCACAAACGTTTATATACTAATGGAGAATTAATTGATACGTTTATTTTAAAAAAATTAAAAAACTGCAACTTACAAGAAATTAGATTTAGCATTAAGCTTGAAGATTCATTAGAAAAACAGGCAGATATTTTAGAAAAAATTGAAGAAGCAAGATATTATATACCTGATGTTATTGTAGAAATGCCAGTCATTCCAAAGACATATTCACATATGGAAAACATTATAACTACTTTAGAAAGCATTGGAGTTAGGGGTATTAATTTGCTTGAATTTTGTTTTCCATTGCACAATGAAAAAGAATTTATAAGAAGAGGTTTTTTATTGAAATATCCACCATTTCAAGTATATTATAACTATTGGTATTCCGGTGGTTTAGCTATTGCAGGAAGTGAAGAAGACAGCCTTAAATTACTTAGATTTGCTAAACAAAATAATTTTAAAATGGGTATTCATTATTGTTCATTAGCAAATAAACATTTGGGACAAATATATCAATACAATACAGCATATCCTATTGACAAATGGTTTTATCTTAGTGAGAAAGATTATTTTTTAAAAAGTGCAAAAGTATATGATAATGACATACATTGTGTTGAACATGTGTTAAGAAAAAATAATCTTCTTCAATATAATAAGAATGATGATTATAATTTTTTAGAGTTTCATCCTAAATATATAACATTATTTGATATGGTAAATATAGATATTGGTATGTCATATAATATAATTGAAGAGATCAATAGTAATGTTTTTATTAAAGAATTAAAAATTGAAAAAATTGATCAGAAAAATTTTATTTTGCAAACTATCTAA
- a CDS encoding helix-turn-helix domain-containing protein, giving the protein MKKFEKISQFITNVDSIILNLNSTNIEKLAQTVHLSKYHFIRLFTEFIGITPIQFLHMRILNDAKKNLRINKTLLDNTLDLGLSSSSRLYDIFIKSCAVSPDQYKHFGYQTKITYGIGQSPLGKALMGITNKGICFLSFLEFADEFHMNIEGYWRNADLIEDKVIIQEYLDRLFTEKNKMNNNNKLNLWNAVFNLPFNNTIEDFWEKNDHFHNEILSIVPCFPFCYDTVMQSGAICNYRWGYLPLKKVFLYQPIKFTLGMN; this is encoded by the coding sequence ATGAAAAAATTTGAAAAAATTAGTCAGTTTATCACTAATGTTGATAGCATTATTTTAAATCTGAACAGTACAAATATTGAAAAATTGGCACAAACTGTGCATTTAAGTAAATATCATTTTATAAGATTATTTACAGAATTTATAGGGATTACTCCTATTCAATTTTTACATATGAGAATTTTAAATGATGCAAAGAAAAATCTTAGAATTAATAAAACTCTTTTAGATAATACCCTAGATTTAGGCTTATCTAGTTCTTCCAGGTTATATGATATTTTTATAAAAAGTTGTGCTGTTAGCCCTGATCAATATAAACATTTTGGCTATCAAACAAAAATTACATATGGTATAGGTCAAAGCCCTTTAGGCAAAGCATTAATGGGAATAACAAACAAAGGAATATGTTTTTTAAGTTTTTTAGAATTTGCTGATGAATTTCACATGAATATTGAAGGATATTGGAGGAATGCTGATTTAATAGAAGATAAAGTTATTATTCAAGAATATCTTGACCGTTTATTCACAGAAAAAAATAAAATGAATAACAATAATAAACTAAATTTGTGGAATGCTGTTTTTAATTTACCCTTTAATAACACCATAGAGGATTTTTGGGAAAAAAATGACCATTTTCATAATGAAATTTTAAGTATAGTTCCATGTTTTCCATTTTGTTATGATACTGTAATGCAATCAGGCGCTATTTGTAATTATAGATGGGGATATTTGCCTCTTAAAAAAGTTTTCCTGTACCAGCCAATAAAATTTACATTAGGGATGAATTAA
- a CDS encoding 4Fe-4S dicluster domain-containing protein, whose amino-acid sequence MSGFLTTIDMKYYSSHVSKNIDTCLNTLQSKKPCNNCETVCPKQIMKTTPYTKINSEECIDCNLCLVGCPTRSISFSKKNALSIWQALNETSDDFIYIGCEKSQNYKNLKLFCIASLPWEFIVYAALKKPVIFFMDTCSTCNLTSHLDIFKKSLHRAQEFLGVEYHKRVLIEDKVVNSEIRKREIFKLFKKYAKDFIDDPEFHLLNDVSRKIMFKYLKQYDQDHGWKTLDIQANCIGCAICEKMCPNNAISITKSKNYIIYEHSPLRCMECMLCQTVCLFKGNLGLKSYNAKNSLINYATIKITPKKCTICGNFMPNEEDTMCIECKSQKNIYNFFNS is encoded by the coding sequence ATGAGTGGTTTTTTAACAACAATTGATATGAAGTACTATTCTTCACATGTATCTAAAAATATTGATACATGTTTAAATACTTTGCAAAGTAAAAAACCTTGTAATAACTGTGAGACGGTCTGTCCAAAACAGATTATGAAAACAACCCCCTATACTAAAATAAATTCTGAAGAATGTATAGATTGTAATTTATGCTTAGTTGGTTGCCCAACTCGTTCTATTTCCTTTTCAAAAAAAAATGCATTATCAATTTGGCAGGCATTGAATGAAACATCTGATGACTTCATATATATAGGCTGTGAAAAAAGTCAAAATTATAAGAATTTAAAACTTTTTTGTATTGCTTCCCTTCCTTGGGAATTTATTGTTTATGCAGCACTAAAAAAGCCTGTGATTTTTTTCATGGATACTTGTTCTACATGTAATTTAACATCTCATTTAGACATTTTCAAAAAATCTTTACATAGGGCACAAGAGTTTTTAGGGGTAGAGTACCATAAAAGGGTTCTTATTGAAGATAAAGTAGTGAATTCTGAAATTAGAAAGCGTGAAATATTTAAATTATTTAAAAAATATGCGAAGGATTTCATTGATGATCCAGAATTTCACCTACTAAATGATGTTAGTCGAAAAATTATGTTTAAATATTTAAAACAATATGATCAAGATCATGGATGGAAAACATTAGATATCCAAGCAAATTGTATTGGATGTGCTATTTGTGAAAAAATGTGCCCTAATAACGCGATATCTATTACAAAGTCTAAAAATTATATTATTTATGAGCATTCACCCTTGAGATGTATGGAATGCATGTTATGTCAAACCGTTTGTTTATTCAAAGGAAACCTTGGATTAAAGTCATATAACGCAAAAAACTCACTAATAAATTATGCAACAATAAAAATCACTCCTAAAAAATGTACTATATGTGGTAATTTTATGCCCAATGAAGAAGATACTATGTGTATTGAGTGCAAAAGTCAAAAGAATATTTATAATTTTTTTAACTCATAA
- a CDS encoding TorD/DmsD family molecular chaperone, with amino-acid sequence MKKLTYISDLDLILACRVYLYKSFYLLFSKALDTDDISFLTSNEFKKTFEIAENIYNNIDYYNFVINLANNFGNSQFKNRLQKEYTELMIGPHKLVAPPWESVYRKKENVIFTEYTLQVRSEYQKYNLLPKEYPHVSDDHIMFELNYMLYLAGLLCEDEKDVNVIGDSLLFLENHLLQWINLYANQLNESESIYIKQIAWHLSSFLIADKKFLQQYFS; translated from the coding sequence ATGAAAAAGTTAACATATATATCAGATTTGGATTTAATTTTGGCTTGTAGAGTGTATCTCTACAAGTCATTTTACCTATTATTCTCAAAAGCTTTAGATACAGATGATATTAGCTTTTTGACAAGTAATGAATTTAAGAAAACTTTTGAGATAGCGGAAAATATCTATAATAATATAGACTACTATAATTTTGTAATAAATTTGGCTAATAATTTTGGAAATAGTCAATTCAAGAATAGGTTACAAAAGGAATATACTGAATTGATGATTGGCCCACATAAACTTGTAGCGCCACCATGGGAAAGTGTATATCGTAAAAAAGAAAATGTCATTTTTACTGAGTATACATTACAAGTTAGGAGTGAATATCAGAAATATAATCTTCTTCCAAAAGAGTATCCTCATGTTTCAGATGATCATATTATGTTCGAATTAAATTATATGCTTTACCTAGCAGGCCTTTTATGTGAAGATGAAAAAGATGTTAATGTGATTGGCGATAGCTTGCTATTTCTAGAAAATCATTTACTCCAATGGATTAATTTATATGCAAATCAATTGAATGAGAGTGAGAGCATATATATCAAGCAAATTGCATGGCATTTATCTAGTTTTCTTATTGCTGATAAAAAATTTTTACAACAATATTTTAGTTAA
- a CDS encoding dimethyl sulfoxide reductase anchor subunit family protein yields MEHFFGELGLSLFTILVEISIGMILFEVFYSFKNGQTNKRVISIAAICAIIGSLVSLKHLGYPFHVYYSIVNIETSWLSREILSVSTFTIFTIIYLFVSFKNQRSLEKIFGSLSAIVGIFTLLAMSNVYIYTSVPFWHTNHTYIEYYASAIALGAIFYSIGANIEYSSKEYVFLGAITIVSASILAISYVFHGLSLANGNNVIQKSAEILYSYKDVMLLAWITGGLSIVLYYLKNFLEFIGFEKVSNNQLAINSSIISALLLTTAALLAKLIFYLAMQTSTIGLQ; encoded by the coding sequence ATGGAACATTTTTTTGGAGAATTAGGACTTAGTCTTTTTACGATATTGGTTGAAATATCAATAGGTATGATTCTATTTGAAGTTTTTTATAGTTTCAAAAATGGTCAAACGAATAAGAGAGTAATTAGTATAGCTGCTATATGCGCAATTATTGGTTCTCTTGTCTCCTTGAAACATTTAGGTTATCCATTCCATGTTTATTATTCTATAGTAAATATAGAAACGTCCTGGCTTTCAAGAGAAATTTTATCAGTTAGTACTTTTACCATTTTTACAATAATATATTTATTTGTTAGCTTCAAAAATCAAAGAAGTCTTGAAAAAATCTTTGGTTCTCTTTCAGCTATAGTTGGAATATTTACATTACTTGCAATGAGTAATGTTTATATTTATACAAGTGTCCCTTTTTGGCATACAAACCATACCTATATTGAATACTATGCTTCAGCCATAGCTTTAGGAGCAATTTTCTACAGTATTGGCGCAAATATTGAATATTCAAGTAAAGAATATGTCTTTTTAGGAGCTATTACTATTGTTTCAGCGAGTATTTTAGCTATTTCTTATGTCTTCCATGGTTTATCTTTAGCCAACGGAAATAATGTCATACAAAAAAGTGCAGAAATACTTTATTCATATAAAGATGTTATGTTATTAGCATGGATTACTGGAGGATTATCAATAGTTTTGTACTATTTGAAGAATTTTCTTGAATTTATTGGATTTGAAAAGGTCAGCAATAATCAACTTGCGATAAATTCCAGTATAATTTCAGCGTTATTACTAACTACTGCTGCATTATTAGCAAAATTAATTTTTTATTTAGCAATGCAAACAAGTACTATAGGTTTGCAATGA
- a CDS encoding 4Fe-4S dicluster domain-containing protein, translated as MGKKGFKLDMTSCIGCKTCQIACKDKNNLDVGTFFRKVVSFETGVFPNAKMYHYTATCNHCRDPKCVKGCPTGAMHISSDGSVQHDDSKCIGCKYCTWNCPYGVPQYIEKTGMVAKCNMCQDLQNKGQNPACVDSCVMRCLEIVDLDNIEEDSAYIKDLPILPQSSITQPSILIKPKAQAFDKYFKIKEL; from the coding sequence TGTAAAACTTGTCAAATAGCATGTAAAGATAAAAACAACTTAGATGTAGGTACTTTTTTTAGGAAAGTAGTAAGTTTTGAAACAGGCGTTTTCCCCAATGCCAAGATGTATCACTATACTGCCACATGTAATCACTGTCGTGATCCAAAATGCGTTAAAGGGTGTCCAACTGGCGCAATGCATATAAGTTCTGATGGTAGTGTGCAACATGATGATTCAAAATGTATTGGATGTAAATATTGTACATGGAATTGTCCATATGGTGTACCACAGTACATAGAAAAAACTGGAATGGTTGCTAAATGTAATATGTGCCAAGATTTACAAAATAAAGGGCAAAATCCAGCTTGTGTTGATTCTTGTGTTATGCGTTGTTTGGAGATTGTTGATTTAGATAACATAGAAGAAGATTCTGCGTATATAAAAGATCTTCCTATTTTGCCACAGTCATCTATTACTCAACCAAGTATATTGATTAAGCCAAAGGCACAAGCATTTGATAAGTATTTTAAAATCAAGGAGCTATAA